One region of Rubripirellula tenax genomic DNA includes:
- a CDS encoding IS3 family transposase, translating into MQELQQKFDVSERRACRVLDQPRSSQRFEGKPKDEDEQLTKRILQFVRERPRWGYRRICQLLRRDGETINMKKMYRLWKAAGLKVPRKRRKKRATGVRGNACDVQAAAFVHDVWTWDFVQSSTLDGRTIRFLNIVDEYTRQCLTIKVGRSITSEDAIDTLAELFAMHGVPKRLRCDNGPEFISTAIKQWLATIGVEILYIEPGSPWQNGVCESFNSRLRDEYLHQTDLINEDDARTKARAWREDFNTRRPHSSLGYLTPSEFARLSVASLTSSVCRTSPTLLPAASMASASRSFLMICSGECRRRFLLMENPSPELALDFHNPWIRFWGAFQAGAPCRITIRMSIWATAPSRLMPMAAPSSRAGPIAGFQVTEKFPASAS; encoded by the coding sequence GTGCAAGAGCTTCAACAGAAGTTCGACGTGTCCGAGCGACGTGCTTGCCGCGTGCTCGATCAACCTCGGTCGAGTCAGCGATTTGAGGGGAAGCCGAAAGATGAAGACGAACAATTGACCAAGCGAATTCTTCAGTTCGTACGAGAACGCCCTCGTTGGGGTTATCGACGTATCTGCCAACTCCTTCGCCGCGACGGTGAGACCATCAACATGAAAAAGATGTATCGACTTTGGAAAGCGGCAGGACTGAAGGTGCCACGCAAACGCCGTAAAAAACGTGCAACTGGCGTCCGCGGCAATGCGTGCGACGTTCAAGCCGCGGCTTTCGTCCACGACGTTTGGACGTGGGACTTCGTGCAGTCTTCGACGCTCGATGGACGGACCATTCGCTTCTTGAACATCGTCGACGAATACACTCGGCAATGCTTGACGATCAAGGTTGGACGCAGCATCACGAGCGAAGATGCGATTGACACGCTGGCAGAGCTGTTCGCGATGCACGGCGTTCCGAAACGACTTCGATGCGACAACGGTCCGGAATTCATCTCGACAGCGATCAAGCAATGGTTGGCGACAATCGGCGTGGAGATTCTTTACATCGAACCAGGCTCGCCCTGGCAGAACGGCGTCTGCGAGAGTTTCAATAGCCGACTGCGCGATGAGTACCTGCATCAAACGGACTTGATCAATGAAGACGACGCACGGACGAAGGCACGAGCTTGGCGGGAGGACTTCAACACACGCCGCCCGCACAGTTCGCTTGGTTACCTGACCCCATCGGAGTTCGCGCGGCTCAGCGTGGCTTCACTGACCTCGAGCGTTTGCAGGACTTCGCCAACGCTCTTGCCGGCCGCCAGCATGGCATCCGCATCACGTAGCTTCTTGATGATCTGTTCGGGTGAATGTCGTCGTCGTTTCTTGCTCATGGAAAATCCTTCGCCGGAATTGGCTCTAGACTTTCATAACCCCTGGATCAGGTTTTGGGGAGCATTCCAAGCGGGGGCACCCTGCAGAATAACAATTCGAATGTCGATTTGGGCAACCGCGCCATCACGATTGATGCCGATGGCGGCACCATCATCGCGGGCTGGACCAATCGCAGGGTTTCAAGTGACGGAGAAATTTCCGGCGTCGGCAAGCTGA
- a CDS encoding sulfatase-like hydrolase/transferase, with protein MMRFVYFATVVAAVLFRTSGDSHADQRPNIVLIVADDLGYSDVGFNGCKEIPTPNLDALAQSGVVFECGYASHPYCSPSRAGLLTGRYQQRFGHECNPEPGAVAFGDQAPGLPLGEKTLANVLGDAGYVTGAIGKWHLGDTPRYWPNRRGFQEWFGFSAGGLSYWGDVGKKPVALGVHRGDLPVDPETLTYLTDDFSNEAVQFVDRHRDQPFFLYLAYNAPHAPDQATKTHLSKTEHIEYGGRAVYGAMVAGMDEGIGRVTDKLKEVGIAENTLVIFYSDNGGRKEHAVNFPFRGHKGMLFEGGIRVPFLMTWPERFPQGVTHGSPISALDIFPTVLDAAGIAADANSDLDGVDLIPSLVAGGKEQAESSRRFFWRYAMGDQQYGFAVRDGDMKLVRSGYKNRDLLFDLANDPWERNDLAKQQPDTVKRLGQLILKWDSKNVEPKWLDAHGPNVRSEEDSRQKTIEAASRGER; from the coding sequence ATGATGCGTTTCGTTTACTTTGCCACCGTTGTCGCTGCAGTCCTGTTTCGTACTTCCGGAGATAGCCATGCCGATCAGCGTCCAAATATCGTGCTAATTGTTGCGGATGACTTGGGGTACAGCGATGTTGGTTTCAACGGTTGCAAGGAGATTCCGACTCCGAATCTCGATGCTTTAGCGCAGTCGGGCGTGGTATTTGAGTGCGGGTATGCGTCGCATCCCTATTGCAGTCCCAGTCGTGCCGGATTGTTGACCGGTCGATACCAACAGCGTTTTGGCCACGAGTGCAATCCGGAGCCCGGTGCAGTCGCGTTTGGCGACCAGGCTCCTGGCTTGCCGTTGGGCGAGAAGACGCTGGCAAACGTGCTGGGCGATGCGGGCTACGTTACCGGCGCGATCGGCAAATGGCATTTGGGCGACACGCCTCGGTACTGGCCTAATCGTCGTGGCTTTCAGGAATGGTTTGGGTTTAGTGCCGGTGGCCTGAGCTACTGGGGTGACGTTGGAAAGAAGCCTGTCGCGTTGGGCGTTCACCGCGGAGACCTGCCGGTGGACCCGGAAACGCTGACGTATCTGACGGATGATTTTTCAAACGAAGCGGTGCAGTTTGTCGATCGGCATCGTGATCAACCGTTCTTTCTCTATCTCGCCTACAACGCGCCTCACGCACCTGATCAGGCAACGAAGACACATTTGTCGAAAACCGAACACATCGAATACGGTGGTCGAGCGGTTTATGGTGCCATGGTCGCCGGGATGGACGAAGGCATTGGCCGTGTGACGGATAAGTTGAAAGAAGTTGGGATCGCCGAAAACACGTTGGTGATTTTCTACAGCGACAACGGTGGCCGCAAAGAGCATGCGGTCAACTTTCCGTTCCGTGGGCACAAGGGAATGTTGTTCGAAGGCGGGATTCGTGTTCCTTTCTTGATGACTTGGCCAGAAAGATTTCCGCAGGGAGTGACGCACGGATCGCCGATTTCGGCGCTCGACATCTTTCCAACTGTTTTGGATGCCGCTGGAATCGCAGCAGACGCAAACAGTGATTTAGATGGCGTCGACTTGATCCCCTCGCTAGTGGCTGGCGGAAAGGAACAGGCGGAATCGTCGCGGCGTTTCTTCTGGCGTTACGCGATGGGCGATCAGCAATACGGTTTTGCGGTGCGAGATGGTGACATGAAGTTGGTTCGCAGTGGTTACAAGAATCGAGACTTGCTTTTCGATCTGGCCAATGATCCTTGGGAACGCAATGACCTAGCAAAACAGCAGCCCGATACGGTCAAACGCCTAGGTCAACTGATTCTTAAGTGGGATTCAAAGAATGTCGAACCGAAATGGCTTGACGCCCACGGTCCCAACGTACGGAGCGAAGAAGACTCGCGACAAAAAACAATTGAAGCTGCTTCAAGGGGCGAACGGTAA
- a CDS encoding transposase — translation MSKKRRRHSPEQIIKKLRDADAMLAAGKSVGEVLQTLEVSEATLSRWRSQYGGMKSEEAKRLKALEEENNRLKKIVADQALDISMLKEITKGN, via the coding sequence ATGAGCAAGAAACGACGACGACATTCACCCGAACAGATCATCAAGAAGCTACGTGATGCGGATGCCATGCTGGCGGCCGGCAAGAGCGTTGGCGAAGTCCTCCAAACGCTCGAGGTCAGTGAAGCCACGCTGAGCCGCTGGCGGAGCCAGTACGGCGGCATGAAGAGCGAAGAGGCCAAGCGGCTCAAGGCACTCGAAGAAGAGAACAACCGACTCAAGAAGATCGTGGCCGACCAAGCTTTGGACATCTCGATGCTGAAGGAGATCACCAAGGGAAACTGA
- a CDS encoding autotransporter-associated beta strand repeat-containing protein yields MGNRAITIDADGGTIIAGWTNRRVSSDGEISGVGKLTIANDSSSVRLTGANTYSGGTELQGTVWGQTDTLGTGDVNLNSVTAGRGHLKNYLGSSTHSNNIIIDDTNGGRLSAGWNSDLTLDGVVSGAGTLQVEGDSGTVVLAGANTHTGNIELLATNSVLKVTGSLGSGSYAGTISGDGTFEYAGSGTQVLTGDNGYTGTTTVSAGTLVINGDNSAAIGDVTVASGATLGGTGTVGGATTISGIHAPGNSPGVQTFNNGLTYDGATIEWELVSNTDSLGDRGISFDGIDVFGGLTFTNATALKFVYGGAVNFSDGFWALDREWLVFSGASSLTGNDSQLAFDQNGASPNGLFSLISKGDDNVYLSYTAVAVPEMSSLLMAAMGIGIAGVARRRQQHKSNTRKNA; encoded by the coding sequence TTGGGCAACCGCGCCATCACGATTGATGCCGATGGCGGCACCATCATCGCGGGCTGGACCAATCGCAGGGTTTCAAGTGACGGAGAAATTTCCGGCGTCGGCAAGCTGACCATTGCCAATGACAGCTCGTCGGTTCGACTCACCGGTGCCAACACCTATTCCGGTGGCACCGAGCTTCAAGGCACCGTTTGGGGGCAAACCGATACGTTGGGTACGGGAGATGTCAATCTGAATAGCGTCACTGCCGGGCGTGGTCATCTGAAGAACTATCTAGGATCGAGCACACACTCAAACAACATCATCATTGACGACACCAACGGTGGCCGTTTGTCGGCGGGTTGGAATAGTGACCTGACCCTCGATGGCGTCGTTTCCGGAGCTGGAACCCTACAAGTCGAGGGTGACAGCGGAACCGTCGTCCTGGCGGGTGCAAACACCCACACCGGCAACATCGAACTGCTCGCAACAAACAGCGTCTTGAAGGTAACCGGCTCACTTGGCAGCGGATCCTACGCTGGCACCATAAGCGGCGACGGAACCTTTGAATACGCCGGATCCGGCACTCAGGTGCTTACCGGCGACAACGGCTACACCGGCACCACCACGGTGTCCGCCGGCACACTGGTCATCAATGGTGACAACTCTGCTGCAATCGGCGACGTGACGGTTGCCTCCGGTGCAACGCTGGGTGGAACGGGTACGGTCGGCGGTGCGACGACGATCTCCGGGATTCACGCTCCGGGAAATTCGCCAGGCGTTCAAACGTTTAACAATGGGCTTACCTACGATGGTGCCACGATCGAATGGGAATTGGTCTCGAACACCGATTCGCTCGGAGACCGCGGAATTTCCTTTGACGGGATCGATGTCTTCGGTGGCCTGACTTTCACGAATGCGACAGCACTTAAGTTTGTGTACGGCGGAGCGGTGAATTTCAGCGACGGATTCTGGGCATTGGACCGTGAATGGCTAGTCTTCTCGGGTGCATCGAGCTTGACGGGTAACGATAGCCAACTGGCGTTCGACCAAAACGGAGCCAGCCCGAACGGTTTGTTCTCGTTGATTTCCAAAGGGGACGACAATGTCTACCTCAGTTACACCGCCGTTGCGGTGCCTGAGATGTCCAGCTTGTTGATGGCCGCCATGGGCATTGGGATTGCTGGTGTTGCTCGACGTCGGCAACAACATAAAAGCAACACTCGCAAGAACGCTTAG
- a CDS encoding glycoside hydrolase family protein: MATCLCMPSAIANGFQLSTDSNETLSLPELTDGAPAAGKRVAVNPPEYSGTGVFHTLYLPIEWKPNGESLPIIFEYTGNYFPQSGSTGRPEDASLGFGLSDGKYIWVSLPYVNEAGDGNQVTWWGDEEATVEYAKRNVPRIIRQFNADPNAVFLCGFSRGAIGVNYLGLRDDEIASLWTAFIAHDHFDGVKEWSTAWGSPLEQYRSESTKRLARVRNRPYWVSQNGSSHATEQFVRSTVADATPFTFGYVDTEEILGPFPNELAKSSHTDRWAFKPSEYRNKIRAWMNTVTRSNAGPKHLGDLIFEDHFERSESQDEKDEPGNAWTTSSDTTAAGHKQVDLRDGSMHIFTHAVANHATSVRHAFAFEDGSIGMRFRLNEAGDSLKLNFADLACKSVHAGHLFDVDLRENALVVEDRKTGVMDLKMRALLNAQSMTREQRAELATRKKQFPIRLKLKQWHEVMVHVAGDEVSVEIDGKPAGSHHSSGYAHPTKSLLRLLVLKTADVDDVQIWRRTPSNTTATKGPIGAATLDFKSMIRPVPASAKFIDEGFYIWGASMVRDTDGKCHLLYSRWPRELGHNAWVTHSEIAHAVSDHPLGPYRHVDVALPARGAQFWDGMCTHNPTVHAFDGKYYLYYMGNFGDGNATQKLNPIHRNHQRIGVAVADHPAGPWRRFDKPLIDVTPEPGADDELMTSNPSILRRSDGTFVFIYKAVGTKGQLPFGGPVVHLAATSMSPTGPFKKRMKPLFTAPGVKFPAEDPFVWADGDRCWAIVNDHKGHFNGTGEDSLALFTSLDGLDWEVATNPWVLQRKLTWAEGTEQSFHRLERPQLWLENGVPTVLFCAAEETQEKTHSFNVQIPLRIPKNDSTDAK; the protein is encoded by the coding sequence ATGGCGACTTGCCTTTGTATGCCGTCAGCCATTGCTAACGGATTTCAACTTAGCACTGATTCGAACGAGACGCTCTCGCTACCCGAGCTAACCGATGGTGCGCCAGCGGCTGGCAAACGCGTTGCCGTGAATCCGCCCGAGTACTCTGGCACAGGAGTGTTTCACACGCTTTATCTGCCGATCGAGTGGAAACCGAACGGCGAATCACTGCCAATCATCTTTGAGTACACGGGGAACTATTTTCCGCAGAGTGGTTCGACGGGAAGGCCCGAAGATGCTTCACTCGGGTTTGGTCTTTCGGATGGTAAGTACATTTGGGTTTCTCTGCCGTACGTAAACGAAGCCGGCGATGGTAACCAGGTGACGTGGTGGGGCGATGAGGAAGCGACCGTTGAATATGCCAAGCGAAACGTCCCAAGAATCATCCGGCAATTTAATGCGGATCCGAATGCCGTATTTCTTTGCGGGTTTTCGCGAGGCGCCATAGGTGTCAACTATCTCGGGTTGCGCGATGACGAGATTGCAAGTCTGTGGACGGCCTTCATAGCGCACGATCATTTCGATGGTGTGAAGGAGTGGAGCACTGCATGGGGATCGCCACTGGAACAGTACCGAAGCGAATCAACCAAGCGACTGGCTCGCGTGCGCAATCGGCCTTACTGGGTCAGCCAGAACGGCAGCAGTCACGCGACCGAGCAATTCGTTCGATCCACGGTAGCTGATGCGACCCCTTTCACGTTTGGATACGTGGATACGGAAGAAATTCTCGGTCCTTTCCCCAACGAACTTGCAAAGTCCTCTCATACCGACCGGTGGGCGTTCAAGCCGAGCGAGTATCGGAACAAGATTCGGGCATGGATGAACACAGTGACACGATCCAACGCTGGCCCCAAACACTTGGGTGACCTGATCTTCGAGGATCACTTTGAACGATCCGAATCGCAAGACGAGAAGGACGAGCCTGGGAACGCTTGGACGACCAGCAGCGATACGACCGCGGCCGGTCACAAACAAGTTGATTTGCGTGACGGATCGATGCACATTTTCACTCACGCGGTCGCCAACCACGCGACGTCGGTTCGCCATGCATTTGCTTTTGAAGACGGCAGCATTGGTATGCGATTCAGGTTGAACGAAGCTGGTGACAGTCTGAAGCTGAACTTCGCTGACTTAGCATGCAAGTCGGTCCACGCGGGGCATCTTTTTGATGTCGACCTTCGCGAGAACGCATTGGTGGTCGAGGACCGAAAAACTGGTGTCATGGATCTAAAAATGCGTGCGTTGTTGAACGCACAGTCGATGACGCGCGAGCAACGCGCAGAATTGGCTACGAGAAAGAAACAGTTCCCAATTCGGTTGAAATTGAAACAGTGGCATGAGGTGATGGTTCATGTTGCCGGTGACGAAGTGTCTGTGGAGATCGACGGAAAGCCAGCCGGAAGCCATCATTCGAGCGGCTATGCTCACCCCACAAAATCCTTGTTGCGTCTGCTTGTTCTGAAAACCGCCGACGTTGACGATGTCCAAATCTGGCGAAGGACGCCATCGAATACGACCGCGACGAAGGGCCCCATCGGCGCCGCGACGCTGGATTTCAAGTCTATGATCCGACCGGTTCCCGCTTCGGCCAAGTTCATTGACGAAGGCTTCTACATTTGGGGCGCCAGCATGGTGCGAGACACCGATGGCAAATGCCACTTGTTGTATAGCCGATGGCCGCGTGAACTCGGGCACAATGCTTGGGTGACGCATTCCGAAATTGCTCACGCGGTTTCCGACCATCCACTGGGGCCCTATCGACATGTCGACGTTGCGCTTCCTGCGCGAGGTGCACAGTTCTGGGATGGGATGTGTACCCACAACCCGACGGTGCACGCGTTTGATGGCAAGTACTATTTGTACTACATGGGAAATTTTGGCGACGGCAACGCTACACAGAAACTCAATCCGATCCACCGCAACCACCAGCGCATCGGAGTTGCAGTTGCCGATCATCCGGCTGGGCCTTGGAGACGTTTTGACAAGCCACTGATTGATGTGACACCTGAGCCAGGCGCGGATGATGAGTTAATGACCAGCAACCCTTCGATTCTACGACGCTCTGACGGAACGTTTGTCTTCATTTACAAGGCGGTGGGAACGAAGGGGCAGCTTCCGTTTGGTGGTCCCGTCGTTCACCTCGCGGCGACTTCGATGTCTCCTACGGGACCGTTCAAGAAACGAATGAAACCGCTGTTCACGGCACCGGGCGTGAAGTTTCCGGCCGAGGATCCTTTCGTTTGGGCCGACGGAGACCGCTGCTGGGCGATTGTGAACGATCACAAAGGCCACTTCAACGGAACGGGCGAGGACTCGCTTGCGCTGTTCACGTCGTTGGATGGACTAGACTGGGAAGTCGCGACAAATCCCTGGGTTTTGCAACGCAAGTTGACTTGGGCCGAAGGGACCGAGCAGTCCTTTCACCGTCTGGAACGACCGCAGCTATGGCTCGAAAACGGAGTGCCGACCGTTCTGTTTTGCGCTGCCGAAGAGACCCAAGAAAAGACACACTCGTTCAATGTTCAAATACCATTGCGAATCCCAAAAAACGACTCGACGGACGCGAAATGA
- a CDS encoding sulfatase-like hydrolase/transferase, which produces MNTHHIIRILLLAAVMFSSVCRAEVATDRPNVLWIYVDDMSDWMGCYGDPIAQTPHIDSLAAEGVLFQNAFMPAPVCSTTRSALITGTMQTTYGLHQHRTMIRMPLAEGLRTVPELFREAGYLTFNEAKDDYNFKRDRDLMYSPEFQRPTRRQVVAHMVGRDVSWLKQLQGKRFFGQIQLKGGKIDGETGSKFPAKSRVGDDQVAVPPQYPDHPVFRNAIARHYEQVAETDAQVGAIIEGLKEFGLWDDTVVFFFTDHGSPLPRAKQFLYDDGTKVPLIVRWPKNIQAARGESRSDLVSGIDITATSLGLAGITIPDFMEGHDLFADLYHSQKFVISARDRMGNAIDRMRTVRSQKFRYIRNYKTDRALYQPQYRDNYATFTILRDLLAHGELSPLQASYHDAVNRPEEELFNLESDPHQTVNLAKDPEFATVLTEHREHLQQWEHATDDKGRYPESKASLKLVFEESKGTCVTAEYDFLKSEQTDASDNAVENQDAIAQPSRKATDQVEKPKPKIVPYPDAATWTDAGVAVKEFPGFAFIGEFVKDRQALQATPAGNQFYLSIYQGGLPGAGWDGDAVAHEWIELSDLQNRLQGWTKVDRSKAAVGKQPPAGAIVLFDGSNTNAWKNAKIVNGTLQAGAATKQNFRDFTLYLEYLVPLKPEPPISHPHRGNSGVFAVGAYEVQIADTFGLDPNPNAWKEVDLLKPVDTWSGSVYGIRAADLNMCLPPLAWQSMEIEFKAARFTGGSKVSNAVISVILNGVKIQDNISLPEGTGGGPAGPRPEVANGPIYLQNHGNPNRFRNVWIVPR; this is translated from the coding sequence ATGAATACGCACCACATCATTCGCATCCTGCTCTTAGCCGCTGTGATGTTTTCAAGCGTGTGTCGAGCGGAAGTTGCAACCGATCGACCGAATGTTCTTTGGATTTACGTTGATGACATGAGCGATTGGATGGGATGCTACGGCGATCCCATTGCCCAGACTCCGCATATCGATAGTCTCGCCGCGGAAGGTGTTCTGTTTCAAAACGCATTCATGCCGGCACCGGTTTGTTCGACAACGCGATCGGCACTGATTACCGGAACGATGCAGACGACATACGGTTTGCATCAACACCGAACCATGATCCGAATGCCGTTGGCGGAGGGATTGCGAACGGTTCCCGAGTTGTTCCGCGAAGCGGGCTACTTGACGTTCAACGAGGCGAAGGATGACTACAATTTTAAGCGAGATCGGGATCTGATGTATTCGCCCGAGTTCCAGCGGCCCACACGCAGGCAAGTCGTTGCACACATGGTCGGTCGTGATGTTTCGTGGTTGAAGCAGTTGCAGGGCAAACGGTTCTTCGGGCAAATCCAGCTCAAAGGAGGCAAGATCGACGGCGAAACGGGATCGAAGTTTCCGGCCAAGAGTCGCGTCGGAGACGATCAAGTCGCGGTGCCGCCGCAGTATCCCGACCACCCCGTGTTCCGTAACGCAATCGCCCGGCACTACGAACAGGTCGCCGAAACCGATGCGCAAGTCGGTGCGATCATCGAAGGTCTGAAAGAGTTCGGTTTGTGGGACGATACTGTGGTGTTCTTCTTTACCGACCACGGCAGCCCGTTGCCGCGAGCCAAACAGTTTTTGTACGACGATGGAACCAAGGTTCCATTGATCGTTCGTTGGCCAAAGAACATTCAAGCTGCGCGTGGTGAATCTCGTTCGGACTTGGTCAGCGGCATCGATATCACGGCCACCTCGCTTGGTCTAGCAGGTATCACCATTCCCGACTTCATGGAGGGACACGATCTGTTTGCAGATCTGTACCACTCGCAGAAGTTTGTGATTTCAGCTCGAGATCGTATGGGCAACGCGATTGATCGAATGCGTACGGTCAGGTCTCAGAAGTTTCGGTACATCCGCAACTACAAGACCGACCGAGCGTTGTATCAGCCACAGTATCGCGACAACTACGCGACGTTCACAATACTTCGTGACTTGCTTGCACACGGTGAACTCAGTCCGTTGCAGGCATCGTATCACGACGCCGTCAATCGCCCTGAAGAGGAGCTGTTCAACTTAGAGTCGGACCCGCATCAAACCGTCAATTTGGCAAAAGATCCTGAGTTTGCAACTGTGCTGACGGAACACCGCGAACACTTGCAGCAGTGGGAGCACGCAACCGATGACAAGGGACGATACCCCGAAAGCAAAGCGTCACTAAAATTGGTGTTTGAGGAATCCAAAGGGACGTGTGTTACGGCTGAGTATGACTTTTTGAAATCAGAACAAACGGACGCCAGCGACAACGCAGTCGAAAATCAAGACGCGATCGCGCAGCCGTCTCGCAAGGCGACCGATCAAGTGGAAAAGCCAAAGCCGAAGATCGTTCCGTACCCGGACGCGGCCACTTGGACCGACGCAGGGGTTGCCGTGAAGGAGTTTCCAGGGTTCGCCTTCATCGGTGAATTCGTAAAGGACCGCCAAGCACTGCAGGCGACACCTGCGGGTAACCAGTTTTATCTGTCGATCTATCAAGGCGGTTTGCCCGGCGCCGGATGGGATGGCGATGCGGTAGCTCATGAGTGGATCGAATTGAGCGATTTGCAGAATCGTTTGCAGGGTTGGACCAAGGTGGATCGCAGCAAAGCTGCTGTCGGCAAACAGCCGCCCGCCGGCGCGATCGTGTTGTTCGATGGTTCAAACACGAACGCGTGGAAGAATGCAAAGATCGTCAACGGAACATTGCAAGCGGGTGCGGCGACCAAGCAGAACTTCCGAGACTTCACCTTGTATTTGGAATACTTGGTGCCGCTAAAGCCCGAGCCACCGATCAGTCACCCACACCGCGGTAACAGCGGAGTTTTTGCCGTGGGAGCCTATGAAGTGCAGATCGCTGACACGTTTGGGCTCGATCCGAATCCGAACGCATGGAAAGAAGTGGATCTGCTAAAGCCCGTTGATACGTGGAGCGGCAGCGTCTATGGAATTCGGGCAGCTGATTTGAACATGTGCTTGCCGCCGCTCGCATGGCAAAGCATGGAGATCGAATTCAAGGCAGCTCGTTTTACGGGCGGATCCAAAGTTTCGAACGCGGTGATTTCGGTCATTCTTAACGGCGTCAAAATTCAAGACAACATTAGCCTGCCCGAAGGCACAGGTGGCGGTCCCGCTGGGCCTCGCCCCGAAGTGGCCAACGGCCCGATCTATCTACAAAATCACGGCAACCCGAATCGATTTCGCAACGTCTGGATCGTTCCTAGATAA
- a CDS encoding sulfatase family protein: MKKYLATFALLFSLTSVCSAVERPNIVLIMADDLGLGDVNHYQEKFQGKKSQVPTPAMDQLARDGMWFTDAHSATALCSPTRYCVMSGNMNYRSYAPWGVWGSFRESPFKAGEATLGTVAKSAGYSTGFIGKWHLGGDFLDSETGKIYRQNERNDPNATVDMAKMVGGGPGSIGFDYSLTMPCGIQGPSYTVYENGDWLPLKDDSKIIFLDEKTAIDPKFVSDKGPGPGDSNWDAREIGKLLSAKAVDFVNQRAGKDPFFLCYWSPHVHLPHTPTAEFDGLKIAGTTPSNHLDTLRDLDHQVARIVQSLKANNVYENTLIVFTSDNGGLGIGASVKAGHDSSGEWRGFKNAPHEGGHRVPFVAVWPGRIQPASVSDEIVINQDVLATMAALLDVQVPVDEAMDSLNLLPLLTGKGDFQPRDYLMMQAGSKHEVMYRQDGWKLILQSDHKVSKFEPIALFNLDDNPTENEAKNMVNNPSQADRVKQMRDTYIGIRNSGERTTPAS, translated from the coding sequence ATGAAAAAATATCTCGCTACCTTCGCTCTCCTATTCTCGTTAACGTCGGTTTGTTCCGCAGTCGAGCGTCCCAACATCGTGCTGATCATGGCCGACGACCTGGGGCTTGGTGATGTGAACCATTACCAAGAAAAGTTCCAAGGAAAAAAATCTCAGGTTCCCACGCCGGCGATGGATCAGCTCGCCCGTGACGGCATGTGGTTCACCGATGCTCACTCCGCGACGGCGCTCTGTTCGCCAACGCGATACTGTGTGATGAGCGGCAATATGAACTATCGCAGCTATGCACCGTGGGGCGTGTGGGGCTCGTTCCGCGAGAGTCCCTTCAAGGCGGGCGAAGCGACTCTTGGGACCGTCGCCAAATCGGCGGGCTACTCGACAGGCTTCATCGGCAAGTGGCATCTCGGCGGCGACTTCCTGGATTCGGAGACCGGAAAAATCTATCGCCAGAACGAACGCAACGATCCCAACGCAACCGTCGACATGGCCAAAATGGTTGGCGGTGGACCAGGCTCGATCGGATTTGATTACAGCCTGACGATGCCATGTGGCATTCAAGGACCAAGCTACACTGTTTACGAAAACGGTGACTGGCTTCCGTTGAAAGACGATTCGAAGATCATATTTCTGGACGAGAAAACGGCGATCGACCCCAAGTTCGTGTCGGACAAGGGCCCGGGCCCGGGCGATTCCAACTGGGACGCTCGCGAGATCGGGAAATTGCTGTCGGCCAAGGCTGTCGACTTTGTAAACCAGCGGGCAGGCAAGGATCCATTCTTTCTTTGCTATTGGAGTCCCCACGTTCACTTGCCACACACGCCAACGGCCGAATTTGACGGGCTAAAGATCGCAGGAACGACTCCCTCGAACCATCTCGATACGCTTCGTGATCTCGACCATCAGGTTGCTCGGATTGTTCAGTCTCTCAAAGCCAATAACGTCTACGAAAACACCCTGATTGTGTTCACGTCCGATAACGGTGGATTGGGCATTGGAGCTTCGGTGAAGGCCGGGCATGATTCCAGCGGCGAGTGGCGAGGATTCAAGAATGCGCCGCATGAAGGCGGGCATCGTGTTCCATTCGTCGCCGTTTGGCCCGGGCGCATTCAACCGGCCAGCGTCAGTGACGAGATAGTCATCAATCAGGACGTATTGGCAACCATGGCGGCTCTATTGGACGTCCAAGTGCCCGTTGACGAGGCAATGGATTCGCTGAATCTGTTGCCGTTGCTGACCGGCAAAGGAGATTTTCAACCTCGCGACTATCTGATGATGCAGGCGGGCAGTAAGCACGAAGTCATGTACCGCCAAGACGGCTGGAAGTTGATCCTGCAAAGCGATCACAAGGTTTCAAAATTTGAACCGATCGCGTTGTTCAACTTGGATGACAACCCAACCGAAAACGAAGCAAAGAACATGGTGAACAATCCGTCGCAAGCGGACCGAGTCAAGCAGATGCGAGACACGTACATCGGCATTCGCAACAGCGGCGAGCGAACGACCCCAGCCAGCTAG